One part of the Alosa alosa isolate M-15738 ecotype Scorff River chromosome 4, AALO_Geno_1.1, whole genome shotgun sequence genome encodes these proteins:
- the mon1ba gene encoding vacuolar fusion protein MON1 homolog B isoform X3 has translation MQHIFDRGDTNKMYEITHTGDISDSMNGSMDSSDHSLQDCRESASVRTCGTVQGQDEGPSVQQADGDSPSPSPNGNHEEEVMTDSWRGHRKHVFVLSEAGKPIYSRYGNEEALSTTMGVMMALVSFVQSSDDTIRSIHSDGHTVVFMQQGPLVLVLVSNNKQSEQQLHTELLYVHYQIVSMLTQASITRIFEQKKNYDLRRLLTGSERILDGLLDLMDTDPSFLLSAVQCLPLLPSLRDSISQILQKAITPNLVFSILIVNNQLLTIVQERTVLEDARLKATDLLLMLNFITSSSAFRGGEIWTPICLPLFNSDCYFYAYVAYLNPPDCTVCLLLVSTDRDAFFAIAECKRKIEENFRAQNVLDVISRAQLYDVSDVGISDLRHFMYMPFTIPEKRHQLPQFTSSSMEEPYLGFERTRLLDLYRHIHSRIHSLTQPLKIIYHVSQREVLLAWTTNKFELYACFSPFVTKSSAINSVTKLLRWIKKAEDRLFIRSPLKYSTVASTRVNSSDGRGSSDRQEAPDGNLLSLL, from the exons ATGCAACACATCTTTGACAGGGGAGACACCAATAAGATGTATGAGATCACTCACACAGGAGACATTAGTGATAGTATGAATGGTTCCATGGACTCCTCTGACCACTCATTGCAAGACTGCAGAGAGAGTGCATCAGTTAGAACCTGTGGAACTGTACAGGGACAAGATGAGGGGCCTTCAGTGCAGCAGGCTGATGGAGattccccttccccctcccccaacGGCAATCATGAAGAGGAAGTGATGACAGACAGTTGGAGAGGACACAGGAAGCATGTGTTCGTCTTGAGCGAGGCAGGCAAGCCCATTTACTCTCGCTATGGCAACGAGGAAGCACTTTCCACTACAATGGGTGTCATGATGGCGCTGGTTTCCTTTGTCCAGAGCAGTGACGACACTATCCGCTCCATCCACTCAG ATGGCCACACAGTTGTTTTCATGCAGCAGGGTCCTTTGGTGCTTGTCCTGGTGTCCAATAACAAGCAGTCTGAACAACAGCTGCATACTGAACTCCTGTATGTGCACTACCAAATAGTCAGCATGCTCACCCAGGCGAGCATAACCCGTATTTTTGAGCAGAAAAAGAACTACGACCTGCGCCGCCTGTTGACAGGATCGGAGAGGATTCTGGATGGTCTACTTGACCTCATGGACACAGACCCCAGCTTCCTGCTGTCTGCTGTGCAGTGTCTGCCCCTGCTGCCTTCCCTAAGAGACTCCATCAGCCAAATTTTACAAAAAGCCATCACCCCGAATCTGGTCTTCTCCATTCTCATTGTCAACAACCAGCTGCTCACCATCGTCCAAGAGAGGACGGTTCTCGAGGATGCCAGGCTGAAGGCCACTGACCTGCTCCTGATGCTCAACTTCATCACGTCCTCCTCAGCGTTTCGCGGCGGTGAGATCTGGACACCCATCTGCCTACCCCTCTTCAACTCTGACTGCTACTTCTATGCCTACGTCGCCTATCTGAACCCTCCTGATTGCACAGTGTGCCTACTTCTCGTTTCCACAGACAGGGATGCCTTCTTTGCAATAGCAGAGTGCAAGAGGAAGATTGAAGAAAACTTCAGGGCTCAGAATGTTCTAGATGTAATTTCAAGAGCTCAGTTGTATGATGTCAGTGATGTCGGCATATCAGATCTGAGGCACTTCATGTACATGCCTTTCACCATTCCCGAAAAGCGCCACCAGCTCCCACAATTCACCAG CTCGTCGATGGAAGAGCCCTATTTGGGTTTTGAGAGGACAAGACTGCTTGATCTGTATCGTCACATTCACAGCCGGATACACAGCCTTACACAGCCACTGAAAATAATCTATCATGTTTCACAAAGAGAGGTGTTATTGGCGTGG ACTACCAACAAGTTTGAGCTGTATGCCTGCTTTAGCCCTTTTGTTACAAAGTCATCTGCCATCAACTCTGTCACCAAGTTATTGCGCTGGATTAAAAAGGCAGAAGATCGACTCTTCATCCGTAGCCCTCTGAAGTACTCCACCGTAGCCAGCACGAGAGTGAACTCCAGTGATGGGCGGGGAAGCTCAGACAGACAAGAGGCACCAGATGGCAACCTGTTGTCTCTTCTATGA
- the mon1ba gene encoding vacuolar fusion protein MON1 homolog A isoform X2 produces the protein MHYDTSNNLPVAGRKDMQHIFDRGDTNKMYEITHTGDISDSMNGSMDSSDHSLQDCRESASVRTCGTVQGQDEGPSVQQADGDSPSPSPNGNHEEEVMTDSWRGHRKHVFVLSEAGKPIYSRYGNEEALSTTMGVMMALVSFVQSSDDTIRSIHSDGHTVVFMQQGPLVLVLVSNNKQSEQQLHTELLYVHYQIVSMLTQASITRIFEQKKNYDLRRLLTGSERILDGLLDLMDTDPSFLLSAVQCLPLLPSLRDSISQILQKAITPNLVFSILIVNNQLLTIVQERTVLEDARLKATDLLLMLNFITSSSAFRGGEIWTPICLPLFNSDCYFYAYVAYLNPPDCTVCLLLVSTDRDAFFAIAECKRKIEENFRAQNVLDVISRAQLYDVSDVGISDLRHFMYMPFTIPEKRHQLPQFTSSSMEEPYLGFERTRLLDLYRHIHSRIHSLTQPLKIIYHVSQREVLLALPTSLSCMPALALLLQSHLPSTLSPSYCAGLKRQKIDSSSVAL, from the exons ATGCACTATGACACTTCTAACAATCTACCAGTTGCCGGCAGAAAGGACATGCAACACATCTTTGACAGGGGAGACACCAATAAGATGTATGAGATCACTCACACAGGAGACATTAGTGATAGTATGAATGGTTCCATGGACTCCTCTGACCACTCATTGCAAGACTGCAGAGAGAGTGCATCAGTTAGAACCTGTGGAACTGTACAGGGACAAGATGAGGGGCCTTCAGTGCAGCAGGCTGATGGAGattccccttccccctcccccaacGGCAATCATGAAGAGGAAGTGATGACAGACAGTTGGAGAGGACACAGGAAGCATGTGTTCGTCTTGAGCGAGGCAGGCAAGCCCATTTACTCTCGCTATGGCAACGAGGAAGCACTTTCCACTACAATGGGTGTCATGATGGCGCTGGTTTCCTTTGTCCAGAGCAGTGACGACACTATCCGCTCCATCCACTCAG ATGGCCACACAGTTGTTTTCATGCAGCAGGGTCCTTTGGTGCTTGTCCTGGTGTCCAATAACAAGCAGTCTGAACAACAGCTGCATACTGAACTCCTGTATGTGCACTACCAAATAGTCAGCATGCTCACCCAGGCGAGCATAACCCGTATTTTTGAGCAGAAAAAGAACTACGACCTGCGCCGCCTGTTGACAGGATCGGAGAGGATTCTGGATGGTCTACTTGACCTCATGGACACAGACCCCAGCTTCCTGCTGTCTGCTGTGCAGTGTCTGCCCCTGCTGCCTTCCCTAAGAGACTCCATCAGCCAAATTTTACAAAAAGCCATCACCCCGAATCTGGTCTTCTCCATTCTCATTGTCAACAACCAGCTGCTCACCATCGTCCAAGAGAGGACGGTTCTCGAGGATGCCAGGCTGAAGGCCACTGACCTGCTCCTGATGCTCAACTTCATCACGTCCTCCTCAGCGTTTCGCGGCGGTGAGATCTGGACACCCATCTGCCTACCCCTCTTCAACTCTGACTGCTACTTCTATGCCTACGTCGCCTATCTGAACCCTCCTGATTGCACAGTGTGCCTACTTCTCGTTTCCACAGACAGGGATGCCTTCTTTGCAATAGCAGAGTGCAAGAGGAAGATTGAAGAAAACTTCAGGGCTCAGAATGTTCTAGATGTAATTTCAAGAGCTCAGTTGTATGATGTCAGTGATGTCGGCATATCAGATCTGAGGCACTTCATGTACATGCCTTTCACCATTCCCGAAAAGCGCCACCAGCTCCCACAATTCACCAG CTCGTCGATGGAAGAGCCCTATTTGGGTTTTGAGAGGACAAGACTGCTTGATCTGTATCGTCACATTCACAGCCGGATACACAGCCTTACACAGCCACTGAAAATAATCTATCATGTTTCACAAAGAGAGGTGTTATTGGC ACTACCAACAAGTTTGAGCTGTATGCCTGCTTTAGCCCTTTTGTTACAAAGTCATCTGCCATCAACTCTGTCACCAAGTTATTGCGCTGGATTAAAAAGGCAGAAGATCGACTCTTCATCCGTAGCCCTCTGA
- the mon1ba gene encoding vacuolar fusion protein MON1 homolog B isoform X1, with protein MHYDTSNNLPVAGRKDMQHIFDRGDTNKMYEITHTGDISDSMNGSMDSSDHSLQDCRESASVRTCGTVQGQDEGPSVQQADGDSPSPSPNGNHEEEVMTDSWRGHRKHVFVLSEAGKPIYSRYGNEEALSTTMGVMMALVSFVQSSDDTIRSIHSDGHTVVFMQQGPLVLVLVSNNKQSEQQLHTELLYVHYQIVSMLTQASITRIFEQKKNYDLRRLLTGSERILDGLLDLMDTDPSFLLSAVQCLPLLPSLRDSISQILQKAITPNLVFSILIVNNQLLTIVQERTVLEDARLKATDLLLMLNFITSSSAFRGGEIWTPICLPLFNSDCYFYAYVAYLNPPDCTVCLLLVSTDRDAFFAIAECKRKIEENFRAQNVLDVISRAQLYDVSDVGISDLRHFMYMPFTIPEKRHQLPQFTSSSMEEPYLGFERTRLLDLYRHIHSRIHSLTQPLKIIYHVSQREVLLAWTTNKFELYACFSPFVTKSSAINSVTKLLRWIKKAEDRLFIRSPLKYSTVASTRVNSSDGRGSSDRQEAPDGNLLSLL; from the exons ATGCACTATGACACTTCTAACAATCTACCAGTTGCCGGCAGAAAGGACATGCAACACATCTTTGACAGGGGAGACACCAATAAGATGTATGAGATCACTCACACAGGAGACATTAGTGATAGTATGAATGGTTCCATGGACTCCTCTGACCACTCATTGCAAGACTGCAGAGAGAGTGCATCAGTTAGAACCTGTGGAACTGTACAGGGACAAGATGAGGGGCCTTCAGTGCAGCAGGCTGATGGAGattccccttccccctcccccaacGGCAATCATGAAGAGGAAGTGATGACAGACAGTTGGAGAGGACACAGGAAGCATGTGTTCGTCTTGAGCGAGGCAGGCAAGCCCATTTACTCTCGCTATGGCAACGAGGAAGCACTTTCCACTACAATGGGTGTCATGATGGCGCTGGTTTCCTTTGTCCAGAGCAGTGACGACACTATCCGCTCCATCCACTCAG ATGGCCACACAGTTGTTTTCATGCAGCAGGGTCCTTTGGTGCTTGTCCTGGTGTCCAATAACAAGCAGTCTGAACAACAGCTGCATACTGAACTCCTGTATGTGCACTACCAAATAGTCAGCATGCTCACCCAGGCGAGCATAACCCGTATTTTTGAGCAGAAAAAGAACTACGACCTGCGCCGCCTGTTGACAGGATCGGAGAGGATTCTGGATGGTCTACTTGACCTCATGGACACAGACCCCAGCTTCCTGCTGTCTGCTGTGCAGTGTCTGCCCCTGCTGCCTTCCCTAAGAGACTCCATCAGCCAAATTTTACAAAAAGCCATCACCCCGAATCTGGTCTTCTCCATTCTCATTGTCAACAACCAGCTGCTCACCATCGTCCAAGAGAGGACGGTTCTCGAGGATGCCAGGCTGAAGGCCACTGACCTGCTCCTGATGCTCAACTTCATCACGTCCTCCTCAGCGTTTCGCGGCGGTGAGATCTGGACACCCATCTGCCTACCCCTCTTCAACTCTGACTGCTACTTCTATGCCTACGTCGCCTATCTGAACCCTCCTGATTGCACAGTGTGCCTACTTCTCGTTTCCACAGACAGGGATGCCTTCTTTGCAATAGCAGAGTGCAAGAGGAAGATTGAAGAAAACTTCAGGGCTCAGAATGTTCTAGATGTAATTTCAAGAGCTCAGTTGTATGATGTCAGTGATGTCGGCATATCAGATCTGAGGCACTTCATGTACATGCCTTTCACCATTCCCGAAAAGCGCCACCAGCTCCCACAATTCACCAG CTCGTCGATGGAAGAGCCCTATTTGGGTTTTGAGAGGACAAGACTGCTTGATCTGTATCGTCACATTCACAGCCGGATACACAGCCTTACACAGCCACTGAAAATAATCTATCATGTTTCACAAAGAGAGGTGTTATTGGCGTGG ACTACCAACAAGTTTGAGCTGTATGCCTGCTTTAGCCCTTTTGTTACAAAGTCATCTGCCATCAACTCTGTCACCAAGTTATTGCGCTGGATTAAAAAGGCAGAAGATCGACTCTTCATCCGTAGCCCTCTGAAGTACTCCACCGTAGCCAGCACGAGAGTGAACTCCAGTGATGGGCGGGGAAGCTCAGACAGACAAGAGGCACCAGATGGCAACCTGTTGTCTCTTCTATGA